Genomic DNA from Verrucomicrobiia bacterium:
CCCCAGACAACCGGAAGTACTTGCAGGAGCCATTTATGAAAAACTATTTTATTCGCGTGAAGGGCTAGGCAAAAGCGAGGAACGGAGCGAGGTGTACCGAGGTACATCGAGCGAGTACCGGAGGTTTTAACGCAGCAGTTCACCGAAGAAAAGAGTTTTTTAAACAAAAAAGCCGGTCGTGAGACCGGCTTATCCCTTAGCGTACTTGGAAAAGCTTACTAAGGTCTGCGGGCTTCCCCTTCTCAATAACGCCATACTTAACCAACGTACGACGAAAACGGGTGGACATTTTTACGCCACCAATCTTCTGAACGTTTGGCTGAACCATGCGCTTGGTCTTGTGCATGGACTTTGGAACGTTATTTGCGCTGTGGGGAACTTTCCCTGTGAATACACACTTCGGCATTGGATTTCCGTGTTCGTTCTGTGCTAGTCTTTCGGTACTTTACCAGATCATGTGCTGACGGTCAATCATGACATTTCTCGAACTGCTCCGTACATCACCGTTTGAAGCCCTTATCTTCCTTTTCTCCCTTGTCGTGGCCATTACGGTACATGAGTTTGCACATGCCTGGAGCGCGGATAAATTGGGTGATGACACACCCCGGCTCATGGGCCGTGTTACCCTCAATCCCCTCTCACACCTGGACCCAATTGGCAGCCTTGCCTTTATCTTGGTGGGATTTGGCTGGGGACGCCCCGTACTCTACAACCCACTCCGCCTTCTTCGCCGCTCTGATGAGCTGCTCATTGCCCTGGCAGGTCCCGCTAGCAACCTGCTCCTGGCCATCCTTTTCAATATCCTCATCTATGTGCAAACGCACTACGGCGTGCACATCTTTAGTACAGAGATCCTACAGGCCGCATCGTACATCAACGTCCTCTTGGCTGCGTTCAACATGCTTCCCATCCCCCCACTTGATGGCTCCGCCATCGTTGCCTACTTCTGGCCTGAGTACCGCTCCATGATGGGCGGGCAGGTAGGCCTTATTGTTCTCCTCGTTATCATTTTCAGCGGCGTGCTAGGCCTCGTTATCTCCCCGGTAATCCAGGTCTTCTCCCAGCTCACGCACCTTTTCGGGATATTGCTATAGAAAAAGGACTGCCAACCTGGCAGCCCTTAAAGGGAAAAACTTAACGCAGTCTTACCACTTTTTCCCAACCGGGTGCACGGCGGTGAGTTCTTGCTCAACGTAGTTGTCGAGAGGAGACATTACGTCCACCTCAGCGGAAGACCGGTTAGGATCCCACTCAATTTCTCGCCAGCCGTACGTTTCACTGTCCACAACGGCGACTAGGAACTTGCAGCCCTTGTCTGCCAAAAGCTCCTGGCCCTTCTCGTCGCCGGAAAGTGCGTGGAACATTTGGTTGGCAAAATAGCGGGCCTCAAACTCAGCCTGCATCACATCGGCGTGAAAACCAGACTTTGAGCAGAAGGTCGTCGCCAAAAGGAGAATGCCCTGGTCACGTGAGGTGCGGCCGCTTTCCCAGTTGGCATTAAGGATGCCCCCTGCGATAGCGATGTGCCCGGTTGGGTAGTCCCCGTAAGGACCAATGGCCAGTGCACTGTTCACATGGAAACCGAGGCCGTGGGCCGCTGTCCCGTACGAGAGAACGATCTCCTGGTGGTCTAGCTGCTCGATGGCGGCGTGCGCTTCTTTGCGCTTCTCCTGGTATTTCAGGTTTTCTGCCACAAAGAATGCCAGCTCCTCAATGAAGACCTGCCTTAGTGAGGGGTAAACCCCCCGCAGAACGTCTTGACGCTGGTCATCGGCCATATCAACCATGGAGCTGGCGGTGACCTGGTTAGCCAAGTCGTCACCTACGAAAACGAGGTCGT
This window encodes:
- a CDS encoding L28 family ribosomal protein, yielding MPKCVFTGKVPHSANNVPKSMHKTKRMVQPNVQKIGGVKMSTRFRRTLVKYGVIEKGKPADLSKLFQVR
- a CDS encoding site-2 protease family protein is translated as MTFLELLRTSPFEALIFLFSLVVAITVHEFAHAWSADKLGDDTPRLMGRVTLNPLSHLDPIGSLAFILVGFGWGRPVLYNPLRLLRRSDELLIALAGPASNLLLAILFNILIYVQTHYGVHIFSTEILQAASYINVLLAAFNMLPIPPLDGSAIVAYFWPEYRSMMGGQVGLIVLLVIIFSGVLGLVISPVIQVFSQLTHLFGILL